A single Anomalospiza imberbis isolate Cuckoo-Finch-1a 21T00152 chromosome 15, ASM3175350v1, whole genome shotgun sequence DNA region contains:
- the LOC137483259 gene encoding sulfate transporter-like: MEDTSSQEPAPSKATLGSLRPHEAPATFISLEEHEPTASSTRELILEKARGACRCSPRSLGASLRRLLPVLVWLPRYSPRTQLLGDVVSGLLVGVVAIPQSISYSLLANQDPIYGIYTNFFCNIIYAATATSRHASVGSFGVLCLMVGQSVTRHLQLAGYGDSSAALGDNSSSPRNGTEPCDRSCYAITVALSLSFLVGLYQILLGVLQMGFVAVYLSEPLLGGFVTGSSLTIITSQMKYLLGLKIPRHEGVGSFILTWVDLFRHIHNTNICDLLTSLVALAIIVPVKELNERYKERMKAPFPIELLVVIVATVISHYFDFEQRYKAAVCGHIPTGFRKPTVPDISLFPSLALDALPIAVIGFAMTVSLAEIFGKKHGYAVSANQEMIAIGMCNLIPSFFYCFASSAALTKTLLKESTGSQTQVSGLVTSLVLLLVLLWISPLFYSLQTSILGVVTIVNLRGGLGKFRDTPRMWQLSKLDTVVWWTTMLCSTLVTTEIGLLVGVCFALLCIIFRTQRPRATLLGKVSDREIYEDQAAYKQLSSIANVKIFRFECSLYYANKDYFKAVLYQKTGVNPVLLAASHPQLGAQANPEPGSSRGCWATGFGCLKQARRRAEKPPGDACPPSTDMHTLILDCGAMQFIDTAGLSVLKETHHDYKEVGVQVLLANCNPSIRQRLREGGWAGQAGSAGGQLAFHSIHDAVQFAERWHRGESKDKQAALPDPEEQNFQVSL; encoded by the exons ATGGAGGACACGTCCAGCCAGGAGCCAGCACCCAGCAAAGCCACCCTGGGCTCCCTGCGGCCACACGAGGCTCCTGCCACTTTTATCAGCCTGGAGGAACACGAGCCCACAGCCTCCAGCACCAGGGAGCTCATCCTGGAGAAAGCCAGAGGTGCCTGCAGGTGCAGCCCGCGCAGCCTGGGCGCGTCCCTGCGCCGCCTGCTCCCGGTGCTGGTGTGGCTGCCCCGGTACAGCCCCCGCACGCAGCTGCTCGGGGACGTGGTCTCGGGGCTCCTGGTGGGCGTGGTGGCCATCCCTCAGTCCATCTCCTACTCCCTGCTGGCCAACCAGGACCCCATCTACGGCATCTACACCAACTTCTTCTGCAACATCATCTACGCGGCCACGGCCACGTCGCGCCACGCCAGCGTGGGCTCCTTCGGGGTGCTGTGCCTCATGGTGGGGCAGTCGGTGACACGCCACCTGCAGCTGGCAGGCTACGGGGACAGCAGCGCTGCCCTCGGGGACAactccagctcccccaggaaCGGGACAGAGCCCTGTGACAGGAGCTGCTACGCCATCACCGTGGCCCTTTCCTTGAGCTTTCTGGTGGGCCTTTACCAG ATCCTGCTGGGGGTTTTACAGATGGGCTTCGTGGCTGTCTACCTGTCAGAGCCTCTCCTGGGTGGCTTCGTGACTGGCTCCAGCCTCACCATCATCACCTCCCAGATGAAATATCTGCTGGGCCTGAAAATCCCCCGTCACGAGGGGGTGGGCTCCTTCATCCTCACCTGGGTGGACCTTTTCAGGCACATCCACAACACCAACATCTGCGACCTGCTCACCAGCCTGGTGGCTTTGGCCATCATAGTGCCCGTCAAGGAGCTCAACGAGCGCTACAAGGAGAGGATGAAGGCCCCGTTCCCCATCGAGCTGCTGGTGGTCATCGTAGCCACGGTCATCTCCCACTACTTTGACTTCGAGCAGCGCTACAAGGCCGCTGTGTGTGGGCACATCCCCACGGGCTTCAGGAAACCCACTGTCCCAGACATCAGcctgtttcccagcctggccctggatGCTCTGCCCATCGCCGTCATTGGCTTTGCCATGACCGTGtccctggcagaaatctttggCAAAAAGCACGGCTACGCCGTCAGCGCCAACCAGGAGATGATCGCCATTGGCATGTGCAACCTCATCCCTTCCTTCTTCTACTGctttgccagctctgctgccctgaccaAGACTCTGCTGAAGGAGTCCACAGGGAGCCAGACCCAGGTGTCTGGGCTGGTCAcctccctggtgctgctgctggtgctgctgtggaTCTCCCCGCTCTTCTACTCGCTGCAGACCTCCATCCTGGGGGTGGTCACCATCGTCAACCTGCGGGGCGGCCTCGGGAAGTTCCGTGACACGCCCAGGATGTGGCAGCTCAGCAAGCTGGACACGGTGGTGTGGTGGACAACCATGCTGTGCTCCACGCTGGTCACCACGGAGATCGGGCTCCTGGTGGGCGTTTGCTTCGCCCTGCTCTGCATCATCTTCCGCACGCAGAGACCCCGGGCCACGCTCCTGGGCAAGGTCAGCGACAGGGAGATCTACGAGGACCAGGCCGCCTACAAACAGCTCAGCAGCATCGCCAACGTCAAAATCTTCCGCTTCGAGTGCTCCCTCTACTACGCCAACAAGGATTATTTCAAGGCTGTGCTGTACCAGAAAACTGGGGTCAACCCCGtcctgctggctgccagccacCCCCAGCTGGGGGCCCAGGCAAATCCagagccaggcagcagcaggggctgctgggccACCGGGTTTGGCTGCCTGAAACAGGCCAGGAGAAGGGCTGAGAAGCCTCCAGGAGATGCCTGTCCCCCCTCCACAGATATGCACACCCTGATCCTGGACTGTGGGGCCATGCAGTTCATAGACACCGCGGGTCTCTCTGTGCTCAAGGAGACACACCACGACTATAAGGAGGTCGGTGTCCAGGTGCTCCTGGCCAACTGCAACCCCTCCATCCGCCAGCGGCTCCGGGAGGGAGGCTGGGCTGGCCAGGCAGGCAGCGCTGGGGGCCAGCTGGCCTTCCACAGCATCCACGATGCCGTGCAGTTTGCTGAGCGCTGGCACCGCGGGGAGAGCAAGGACAAACAGGCTGCTCTCCCGGACCCCGAAGAACAGAACTTCCAGGTGTCTTTGTAG